From the genome of Uranotaenia lowii strain MFRU-FL chromosome 1, ASM2978415v1, whole genome shotgun sequence, one region includes:
- the LOC129740867 gene encoding histone H1B-like, producing the protein MTDTEVAAAAPAAATSPAKATKKPKAPKGDKKPKKPSTHPPVNDMVVAAIKALKERKGSSLQAIKKYIAANYKCDVAKLSPFIRKALKSGVEKGKFAQTKGTGASGSFKIKAEEKKPAGEKKKKVAAKKPKKAAGEKKPKKAAGEKKAVAKKPKAAGAKKPKAAAEKKAKAATAKTAKKAGTVKKAAAPKKAAAPKKAAAKPKVAKKPKTPKKPAAKKTVAKKAAAKK; encoded by the coding sequence ATGACTGATACCGAAGTTGCTGCTGCGGCTCCAGCTGCCGCTACCTCTCCTGCCAAGGCCACCAAGAAGCCGAAGGCTCCCAAGGGAGATAAGAAGCCGAAGAAGCCATCCACCCACCCGCCGGTCAACGACATGGTTGTTGCCGCCATCAAGGCCCTGAAGGAACGCAAAGGATCGTCGCTGCAGGCCATCAAGAAGTACATTGCGGCCAACTACAAGTGCGATGTGGCCAAGCTGTCGCCCTTTATCAGAAAGGCCCTGAAGAGCGGTGTTGAGAAGGGAAAGTTCGCCCAAACCAAGGGCACCGGAGCTTCCGGATCGTTCAAGATCAAGGCCGAGGAAAAGAAGCCAGCTGgtgagaagaagaagaaggtcgCTGCCAAGAAGCCAAAGAAGGCTGCTGGTGAGAAAAAACCAAAGAAGGCCGCTGGTGAGAAGAAGGCTGTTGCCAAGAAACCAAAAGCCGCTGGCGCTAAGAAGCCAAAGGCCGCTGCGGAGAAGAAGGCCAAGGCTGCTACTGCCAAGACTGCCAAGAAAGCCGGCACAGTGAAGAAGGCCGCTGCTCCCAAGAAGGCTGCTGCCCCCAAAAAGGCCGCTGCCAAGCCAAAGGTCGCCAAGAAGCCCAAGACCCCCAAGAAGCCAGCGGCCAAAAAGACTGTAGCCAAGAAGGCTGCCGCCAAGAAGTAA